ttcatcaggccctatttgaatacatctaacttatctaaatattctttaacctgttctttccctattttgggtTCCATTACTTCTCCTtgctgttaatattaattgtgttgaatatctggtcaccattaaacCATTTagaaaagactgaagcaaaacaggcattaagCACCTCAGCCTTATTAATCATCAGTtatctctccttccccactagaTAACTTACATTTCCCCATGTGTTTCTCTTGctcttaatgtatttaaagaGCTTCCTCTTACTgcattttatgtcccttgctaggtataactcattctgtgccttagtctttctgattttgtccttacATACTTCTGCTATTTATTTGTACTCTTGTTTAGCAATTTgttcatgtttccactttttgtgggattcctttttgattttcaggtcattaaaaagtgcctgatggagccatattcttcctatttttcttttgcattgggAGAGTCTGCACTTGTacatttaatattgtctcctctagaaactgccagctgtcttgaactcctttatccttTAGATTTTCTTTCCATGGGACTTGTGTAATACTTctctgagtttgctgaagtctgcctttTGAAGTCTACTGTCCTTATTCTGTTGCTCTCacttcttcctttccttagaatcatgaaatcaatAATGTCATGATAACTTTCcctcaaattgccttccaccttcagatttatAGCCATGGTGATGGGTACTTCCTCCACTCCATTAGAGTTATTTTGTTGAAAATAGAGTATGATATTTAGGGATGGAAACTAGAAAAAAATCAACTTTCAGGCAGAAAGGTGGTGCTTTACTTTGGTtaaactcagagagagagagagagagatatttgggtttgttttgtctgaaAGAAGTATTTAGAGATGGGATAGTGGACTTGCCTTTAATATTGGTTTCTGACCTGTTGTAGATTGATTTTTGTTTGGGTGTCTTTTCTCTATTCATTAGAGATTAAAATCTCATAGGAAGAGGTGTATAATTTCCATTATTATTGATACCATTATTTAGATTATAATTAGAATCAGAATTTGGGTTCACATGCTGTCTACTTACCTCTATGTTTTTCTTTACTACCCAGGATATTCCAttccttccatttcctgctttCAGACTGTTTTGCCATCTCTCTCTGGTTCTTATTTGTAGCCCAGAGTTCAAAGAACTGTTTACAGTTCTCCAGGTTAGGTTCTCCAGGTTGGGGCTTCAGTGCTTTTGGTGGCTTTACTGAAGCCTGGCTGGAATTTTATACCTTGAGGTACATTTTTCAATGTAGGAGATTTTATTACTAGCAGCAATTAGAAATGGGCTTATAGTATAACTGAGGATCCTgaacacctctgaactctgagggtTGTACGGCCCAGGTCCAAACGTTGTGACCTTATGTCTTTGTCTAATAATAATATTAGTTAGCACTTCTATagtgttttatattttcaaaacactGTACACACATTAACTACTGATATATTACTTAATCACAGACATTTTcaccaggaggtggagggggggattTCTGTTATAAATTACAGGGGAAAGTGTGGTTAAAATCTTCGTATTAAACAAGCATTTTTTAAAGCAGAACATTAATGAAGAAATacactttttatttgtttaagtAGCTAAGGTTCATGAGTAAACTGATGTGGGGTAATTATATTGTCTATACAATTCATTTTAATACTAGAACTCAGTAGAGAGCTGTACTGCTGAGGCAAAACAGCAACGGGTGAAGCTGTGTTGCTTGCCTAACAGGCAAAAGCGTCCTTCGGAGGAAACCTGGGTCAGGGAAAGTGAATACAGCCATTAATTTTTGAAGTGCATGTTATTTTTATATGCCTTTCTTTTCATCTTATATAAATCATCATTAATTTATGAACCAGCTGTTTGAGTCTGAAAGTATTTATTTTGAATACTCACACTTCCAAGAGCCCCAAACTCTGTCTACAGTCAATAGCTAAATTTTATTGTCTTTTAGTATTCATTGCAATACTACTAATTTTATCTTTCTTGTGGGTGTGGTAGGTGAATCCATTGATATTGCTATGTCATTTACTATTAGTCAAGAAGTTCCACTTATCATCGGTCAGTGTCCTCCACAATGCAGTTACACTATGGAAGAATGACTTGAAGGagagttaaatatttttagaCTTCTCAAGGAAGATCAGTTTGGTTCCTTTCCTAGAGATCACTCCTCAGAGATAGAATTCTCTCTCTGAGACCCAACAATATCTTACCAAAATATACCCAAGTTCCTCAGTTTTCCATGCTCTCCTTTTGGAGCCAACCTGATTTTGAAAGACATTTTAGAAGTACCAGTAAGTAAAAAATACTACTGCAAACCATAATTACAGCAAATATTACATTCCATGAGATCAGCCAGGGAGTTTATATCCAGAGCCAGTTCTTTCCTTGTAAGACACATTAACATGGTACAAAAAACTTACCTGACCAGGTTTCTGAATAGCTTTTTACATTCTTAGCCTAAATGACTACTTACTAGTTTGATTCTGTAAAGCAGTTTCTTCTTTCTCAATTGTTATCAGTAAACTTTCTGTGAGGTCAGCCCTTTTGCCTACGATTGCAAATCCATTCCAGACGTACATCATTTCCTGCCAAAAGAAACAAGAACAACCCCCTGGATCAATAGCTACATTTAACCAACAGTATAATTTGGATGGCTGCTAATTATGTCTTTTCCAGCATACACTATACATGATTGTAAAGTTAATAAGTGCCAGAATTAGGGTTTCCTGGCCACCTCGTAAATATGGAAAAATAgtacatgatcatgtaattaaagactttatcataatgcatatgcaaaaTAGAGgcgaattaaggttgcacaggcaatgtTAATTCTTGCATTTCCGAAGTTATGAGTGCTTGACGTTGCAACCGTAACaatgttattttaacatagtTCATGTGTGTAGttccctagatttttttttaaaagcaaacaaaaaacccagaaatGGCATCATTTGAACACCCACATGATTTACCAGTAGTGTCAGAATTCTTAGATTCACCGTGCAGATTTCCCCTCAATCTGGCCCTTGTTCCCTCTGTATTTAGATCAGTCAACTTCCTCCTCCACAGTGACTGGGTACCAGCAATGGGTCACTGAGAGCAAGTGTCTGCACTCTCAGTTCCAGTGACTAGCCTGGAGCAGTTATGTGGGGATGGAACATTCTCAATCCAGTCAGACATGGAAGCTGTGAGGGGCTAGATCATACCCAGTGAGGGTGGAATCTTCAGAGATTCTAGCTGCTGAATTCTAAGAAGTCACTACTGAGCATAtttgaactgagatttttcaaaggtttataattTGGCTAGTTGTTGCTGGATTTTCACATGGATAGCAATGGCCACCTCTGCAGCCAAATTTGAAATCCTTGCTCCATATCATGATGGTGCTAAAAAGTTTCTCAAGAGAAAAGGtaaccagaattttttaacactgcaaaacaacatattttcctgAAAGTTTGTTCTTTTTCCTATTTGATATAAGTACTTATTTTGTTATTTAATCCAAACTGAAAGAAGGCAGCTTTCAATACCAGGGCAGGTAGTATAAGCTTCACTGGCTGAGCACCATTATACCGTCGAGCTTTCCTCACTGCTAACTTTTCTGTTGGGATAGATTTTCCTGCAATTCTTTGTCTTAGACCATCCACTTGTCtgtatggggaaaaaatagatAATAAACAAGGTAATAATTATAATGTTTCTCTATTTATAAAATAGAAACACTCCAATTCAAGACATGAAGTAGTTTCTCTTCCTAAGATCCCTTGTTTCCTGTGCCTTTTACaagtggttcccagccaatgaccAGGATTATTATGGTAAAAGCCTCTTACCTAGAaagcaacataaaaaaaaaaaaaagttataaaacataaattaaacaaaataaaatctatgtaaatgaaaatgcaaaaacaagAGTGATAATCTCTTCATTTAATCTTTAGTTGACCTTTACTTCTTTTCACTAGATTTGCTAACTTTTGTGTTAAAAGTTATAAGCTTAAACCTTTACAACAAGTTTAACACCACTTAACCAACAGATGCTGGTTAAATGTTTGCTAATATCATCCCAATTATGCAGCTGTCATTGGTATTTACTATGTTTGAGAAAAATCAGTTCCTCAGAAGGTGTTCCAGTTAAACTGATTTCCCAAATAAATGAATCCCGATTAAGCCCATAATAATACATTAGCCCAGAGCTTCAGCCTTGTCACTGGTTCTCTAGGCCTTCCACACCTTAACAATGAGAATCCATGTAGGATCGCAGTATGGCACTCAGTGTTGCTATATATGCTCATCTGCTCTACCCATTTTAGTAAGAATATAAAAGTTTACCTGAACAAAGACACAATATCTTCTCCAGTTGTTTTCACATCCTCATCTGGAAGCATACACAAAATTGCAGCTTTCTGGAATACATATATTGCCtacccaaaacaaacaaatcccacCACAACATTATATTAGTATATGATTTACAATATTAGATCAGAGCACCGGTTTATTGAGCGTGGTATCCTTCCTTCAGCAGTGAGGCAGGTGAACAATTGTAAACAATCCCCACCCCCCTCAGGTTTCCTTTTTCTTGAGGTTTATACCAAATTCCATTTTTATCAAATTCATCAACTATTAACAttgacaaattaaaataaaatattttgagagtTTATTCTTTTAAATATGTAGATTTTATTAGGTATTATGTATTAAGTTGAAGAGAAAAGACTCACTCCAGAGATGACAGACCAGTCTATTCCATGGTTTGGGGGTGTTTTGATTCAAGGTTTTATTAGGCCCATTTATAAACATACCATCATGAACCGATATCCTAGCACGTTGTCTGCCTAAGAAACTTCACTGGAAAGAGCTTCCTATTTTAAGCTCATTGAAGCTGACAAGCTGTTCAGATGGTACTATTTGATTAACTTTTTAGTAACTTTTAAAATAGGAGTTTAATCAACTAACTTTTGTTCTTGTACATTAGATTTTGATTAAATTAATCCAGTAAActttgtttttccctctctcctcctttctttttttggACTCTGGTGAACATCTCAATTTATATGGTGTTGAAATCCACAAACTCATTGTTTACTAGTTTACTTTAAATTTGAGAGCAAAATTCTATTTCCATCACAGACTGAACTTACATTTTTAAGGCCAATATTCTTTTGTTTATGAATTTAAATTGGGCTCATTATGGTAACTGAAATGCACCCTTAACTACGGAGTGGCTACTGCCATATCATCATAATGTCCACATGCCCAATTACCTTAGACCACCTGCTCTCTTTGCAGAGCAGGTCTGCATATCGATATGCTTGAAGCCAGTTCTGCTGGAATGAATAGCACCACATCAGTTCCCAATAACAGAGATGATGAATCTGTTTCCACTCTTGCTGAGCAGCAATGCATTCTTGGAATTTTGACTGTGCCTACAGTTCATTTCAGTAAAACAGAATAATGACATAGGAAAATGATAATTTTACTAATTACAATACAACATGAGAACTATGGCTACTTGCTAACTAATGAGCCAAAGCCTCTCCCCAGCACCTTGGGCAAATAAATGGGCTAGGTACTGGAGAAATTCACCAAGGCAGGGCAAATTAATTCATCACCCAGACTGTGAAACTGTTCCACCTTAAGGGCTGGAGTAAACTCTACTATATCATCATTTCCCAAACCCAAATGGAGAGAAAACCAGAGATCTTtccaattaaaatcaatgggactcctATATTGAGCAAGGCAAGCACTGAATCTGTCCCGAAGTGTTACACAGTACACAAATCAAGatctatgaaaataaaaaattaataataaacgAACAACAGTTCATTAccttttcaaaatttcctttcagTATATCTATTCTGGCATCATAAAACAAAATGATGGAACCCTtgacaggaaaagaaaaagcaaataaataatcCCAACTTTAATCACGGGCATATTTATTACTTGTTTTTGTAAAATTTATCAAGAGTACGCACATTTGGAAACTTCTGGAGGTAGGGTTCAAGAAGAGTCTCTGCTTCCTGAAGATTGGCTTCCCCTATACCTACAATCATCACAAAAGAACCTCAGTCTCaccagaacaaagcagatttttACAGATTAATCTCCAAATTACATTACAGTTTGAGTAGAAGATTAGTGAACAGTCTTCAGCTATATAAAAGGGGAAACTTAAATGATTTTATAATATTgagtttcattaaaaaacaaaatcacatcCTGGAACCATGAATAGCCTTTAGGGTAATAAATGCCCCTGGTACAAAAACTTCCTCATTCCCCTCACTTCCTAATTTTCATCTCAATAATCAACAGTAGATGGTACTGGGGCGAAATGACAAATTTCTAAATTTCCTGACAAGTCCAGAAAAATGGGAGGAATATTCACAAATTAAAAGATGCAAATATACATCAGGAGCACAGGTAAACTTAATCTTGACTTTAAGCCTAAGTGACCTGAGCAATTTTATAGGTGCCTGAGCTTCCAAGGGCTTCATACCACAGACATTCCTGACCTTCTAACCAGAGTACCATCCCAAATTCCCTGTCTATGGCCTCATCAGGCTCTGCCTTTTGGTTCAGCATCTATCTGGCTTGTATGCCCCAGCAATCTTCgtgaaatgtgtgtgtttgactGGTATGAGCTTGACGACATACttcatgggagatggggggagcaaataaaaataaaaggtgatcatctttttgtttctttctctccaTCCCTCCTGTCTTCTCCCTTCAGAACTAGGGAGGCCTATAAACagacaaaagtgtgtgtgtgtgtgtgtgtgtgtgtgtgtgtgtgtgtgtgtgtgtgtgtgtgtgtgtgtgtatacacatggatctgtatacacaaacacacatatgtatgtatatatgtgcgcacacacacacacacacgggaagaGGCAAGCAgataaataaatgtttaatataGTAGTACACATTTGTTCCCCTAGtcaattttcaatattttcagcATTAAATTACATAATGTCCCAATATAAATTTAATAATCcctatatttcatttatttttctgaacGCAGGTCAATAGAAATTTACAAAAGAATATGAAATATTTCACATTTCACAATATATTCACAATGTCACATTATCCAGGAATAATATATTCCAGTTCTTACCAAGGATTAAAGAGACGTAAGTATGATATACCAGCAGGGTAAAAGTACACAGTATGGCCCTCAAACTGCTACTAGAAGCACCTTCCTGCAGCTGATGGAGGCCCAATTTCTATAGGAATCACAAATATGTAGAGACTTAACTATTGAATAGATTAAGGTGGTAATTTAATAAAAATGCTATAATTTTAAGCAGTCAAATGTTAACAGAAATTTCAATCAtttcttcatttttccttttaggTATACTGATCTCCTAATTTATTACCTGGCCCAAATCCTGAATGACCCACTCTTCCAGAGTAGAACCTGGGAAGAGCAATGGGATTAATCAATGGGACTAGTCCCCTTCTTAAATTTAAGAATGTGCTGAAATCCACTAGCAGAATGGGAacagagcactcagcaccttgcaggatcaagcccgaAGTGTCCTTTTCCCTTCTCAGCCCTATCCACTGACTGGGACCTTCCCAAAATTCCCCTTCACACCAGTACCCCATATGCACTCAGACAGGAATCCAACATACAATGAAATACTCCTGCTTCTCACTTCTATCGCTAGACAGAAACCTTCCACTCATGTTCACCTTTCTCATTGACACTCAGGTAGGGACCCTCCTCCTCTCCACCCTTTTGCAGCAAATCCTCCACAGACCCCTGAAATACTCAACCCTCCTCCATCATCAGCTAGTAATTTGAGAGACCCTCACTGAACTGCTACCCCGATAGATCCCATCCCCACTTCTATGCCCCATTTGCAGCAGCTCCCAGGGTCCTGTGAATGCTGAAGAGAAGTATTATAATCTATGGAGACCCTGTCAGGGAGGTAGGAAGCTCATTTATATGAAGTCTCTGCCCCACCCGCAGTTTCCACAGCTTCCCACTGTGAAGAGTCtgagcagctgctccctgcccatgcCATGCCTGCTCGACGCTCTTTGGGAGCAGTCAGGCTAGCTCAGAGCTTCTCCGTACAATAAATGCTCTTAGACTATGAAGTTCAGCATCCACGTGCACAAATTTGAGTTGAACAATTTTGCTTTTTCAACAGGTGTTTGTATGAAACAAGGTCTAATGTTTAGATGCTTGGTACAGAGCCTAAATTGGTTCTGTAGCTTAACAAGTTGTGATGATAATCTCTCAAAAGGGTTCATCTTTGATTCCTTCtgggttattaattattattattattctgataGGACCCTAGGGTGTACTTTGTCTTTTTATCTGTTGTTGTAAAAAACAATTACCCGGTCATGAATAGCTTACAGTCTCATTTTACATATGACAAGCAATAGCTGTAGGAAAGGTAACAGTAATACGATCCTACAGTGACTCAGTTGTGTCCCATGCACATCTTGAAATTTAGCGACCTAACATTAATTTTTATATTGTTTATTTAACTCATTTATTGTAGGTAGCAAGGCAGAAGGgagttttaaaaagaatgtaCATGAGGAGAGGATATGTACATAAAGAGCTAGATGAAGACTTGGAGTAATCTCCCACCTCGGGGGGAAAGGAGGATTATGAACCCTCCTTATGCCTCTGAGTAGGCCCCATACTCTTGGGACTGGGCACACATGGTAAGGTAGTACCGTGCACTCACAAATCCTTCCTCTCAGAGCAGGAGGGGTGGGAAATAGATAGGGCCTGGGCTACACTTTTAatggctggtgtggagaatgtAGGAATTTGCTGCTGGTTTAGGCCAGCAGAAAATTACTACCCTCTCCTTgagggccatggggaagtaggaaGGAAACTGTCCCTCCAAAAGTACTGTCTCCCAGGGCTAGTCCTGGAGTGGTGGATCTTATGCACCATCATTTGCTCAGGAACAATTTTTACCTATCATTAATATTTTTGATGGGCATTTAAAAGACCAAACGTAAAAAAGCTGACATAAATGTACTGAACCTTTCACTttacacatttaaaattaaaccccTCCACATTCCATCAGAGAAagcactgacattttaaaaacaaatttaataccCTATTGCCAGAAAAACCAATAAATTCTAGAAGTCGAAGAATCCTTCCTGGTAAAAGGGACAGCATCTGCAATatcaaacaaagagaaaaaaaatgagagtTTAATCAGATATACAAACCTTATATGCAAcattcaaaagaaaacaaattctaAAAACTGCTATAAATCTACAACCAACGTAAGTAGCACCAAATGCCATTTTAATTAGcattaaaaagtgaaaaatatcaaaatacaaatataattacacttttaaaaaaatcttgaagTATACATGCATGATCAGGTATTGTGCAACCACTTTACATGTGTGACATCATTTCAGCTCCCACTTGGTCTTGCATCATGGAAGGCACAAGACTGCACTACACCTCCGTGCTTTCTCAAGATGACAACTTCTTATTTCAGGCTGATTAGCAGTGCCAATAAATTGTGTGTTATTTTGGGTgacagagaaatatttttatatggaCTATAGTGCctatattattatttctattgtggtAGCACCAGCATCTAAATATTCCTTTTTTCATTCCTCCTTTAAAAAACATTCCCAATCAGATGATTTAACACTGTCACCTTGGAAAGTTCTCTTTGTGCCTATTTTGTAAGGGCGGAACTAGTTGTACAAAAAGAACACTGCAGGTAAGTGTAACTTTTCATTATGttcataaatacacacacacacacacacacacacacacacacacacacccacacacttcCTTTTTATCTATCTTTGCCCCATATGGAACACAATGGAAAACTTTTAAAGTTAGCAAGCAACTTTTTAGTAAATATATCAAAGGAAGGTCTGGTTGAAGGCAAGTGCTGGAAAGGATCAGTTCAGTTTATAATTGGTCTGTTTGTCTAGATTAGACTTTTTATCCCTTCAAATTTCCTACTGGGGAACCTCCACTGATGGCAACAACATGGAATGCTAGTATAATCAGGCTGTCACCAGCTGCTGGTATTTTAGGACTACGCTGTTTAATACTGCTTTAAATAGTATTAAATGACATAGTGATTAGCATGAGAGCAACTAGTCTACACTAGTATTCTCACTGTTATTGCCATGAGTGGTAATGCAATGatcaaaaatttgaaataaattactagcGCAGATACCTAGATTTATagactgtaaggccagaagggaccattgtgatcatttagtttgacctcctgaTTAACTCAGGCCGTAGAAATTCCCTAATATGTCACTGCTGCAAAAGGAGGGCACGTAAGGACAGGTTACAATAATAAAAGTATTAAAATACAGATGTCTATACTAGCTTATCTAGTGATGGCTGAGGTATATTGCTTTTATATATTGTTAGAAATAGTTTTTTCTTTGACAGTAACTTCAGCACACAATGCAGACACAGGAGtttctatgtttttaaaaaaatagattaggaagttgtaaaaaaaaaaaaatagcaggcATGCAAGAAGTCACCACTTCTACTGCCATTTTAAATAAAGGTTCCTCAAGGTCACCACATGAGCCTGCAGAATCTACCCACTCTGCACTACAAGACTGTCTCATTTCTAAAGtgatggcactttatagactaaacTTTCatttctgtaaagtaaataacctAATATAGACCATTATGTTCATATAAACTCCAGTAAATTAGATTCTACCTAATAGTCTCTTTATAGGTTGAAAAACTAAAAACATACCAAATTGAATGCTCCTATTCCAAGTTTTACTCCTCCTTCAAACTGATGGAAGGTTTCAttcttatttttgttgccctgagTCATCTGTAGCACCTGATGGCATTCTCTTTTAattcagaaaggaaaaagaaaatacaagttAGAGGTGATGACAACAAAAATTAgaacaatgtgattttttttaataatatggcATATGCTTACCCCAGGGCTAAATGTGACCACATGTACTGTAACAACTTACTTGTATATTTGGTAACTTGTCCTAATTTTGAGGCCACCTTTGATAAAGTTGATCATATTTTCATCCTGGAAAAACAATTTTTGTGTGCAAAAATGTGCAATTTGTTTCCCTTTATGAAGTTGTGCATAACATATTTCTAAGAAATTAATTCCTTTTAACTAAATCTTTCTTTTGACCATGACTctaataaatacacctctaccttgatataacacaaatttggatataatgcggaaagcagcgctccaggggggcaggactgcacactccagtggatcatagcaagtttgatataatgcagtttcacctataacacagcaCGATTTTTGGGCTCcctaggacagcattatatcagagtAGAAGTGTATGTAAAAtgtaacaaacagaaaaatatttttacagtaaTTAACTTTAGTCTTATAAATTATTATATGGTATATGCTGAATTGTCCAGGAGACATTCTTCTGTGTATTTTTAATGACATGCTTTAAATAAAACACAAGTTAAAAAGAAGtgaaaaatcaacaaaaaaatAGGGCTAAGAGAGAAGAAAGCTCTTCAGCAACAGATTGAATGAAATAAGCAATTCTCCACCAGATGGTGCTATAGGAACTTTCCAGAAAGAGTTTCCAAAGTGTGCATTCTAAAAGAGGTATACATGAGTAGAGAACAGTACAGATGATATCCCACAGTGTCCCCTAACCAGATGAATTCCACGTGTTGATCAGTAGCAACTCCAACTTGCCTTGGGTTGCTGTAGGACAGCAAACAACAGATATTTACATTATATGTTACTTTCTATAGAAATTTAACTATACctgctttttattttgaattttcccacagaaaaatttCATTCTACAAAGGTTTAACATCCAAATTCGTTTAGCTTTTAAAGATTCTCTCTTCAGTTAAATCCATTGATGGGTTGctgggtgttttgttttagtttgatttttttctccttaattaatatttattttaagactTTGAGCCTGCAAActtttaggcacatgcttaattttacacacgAGTAATTCCATCGGAGTCGGGGGAAATGGGGAGAATagggggaaatggggagaatAGGCTGAAGAAGAAAAAGTGAGAGTTTGAAATTGCTCCCTCTCCTTAAAGGGTGTGGCTCTTTCAGCCAATTTAACTCATTTTTCTAGTGCAAAAACTACAGTGGAACAAACTAATTTATATTAAACAACGCTAATTAATGTTGGCTTGTGTGTGAAAAAATTGCTTCTGAAATAGCTGCTGAGCTTTCGGAGAAGGGCAGGGGTCAAATAGACAGatgatgttaaaaaaacaaaaaagagcacTGCACCTCCCCACTCCTCAATATTTTACAACCTCGCCCCTattattttctcttcattttacTAGGAACTGCTTTTCATTATGGAAAGATAGATTAGGTTTTCACAAACTCACCTACAAGTGGTTTTTACAAAAGGCTTGTAAAATTTATGAGCCATTCTTTAACAGTAATAAACCACTTCAGGGTGGGTATTAGTAGGCTACTGATGCAAATCACAGCTGGTGAAGACACTTGGTTTCAGGCTGCATGCCTCACAATAAACCCAGCGTGAGCACAAATAGCTGATTATAATGCATTCCTATAAGGTGGCTAACACTGTTTCAACTCTATGTGGACAGTGAccagagaacaaaaaaggagatgCTGCTATGTGATCAGCATCAGCTGAAATAGTGCTAGTCAGAAAGGAAGTTCCCATCTGCTTCATCTATGTACAGCAATGGACTGTTGGATAGGTGAATCACAGGAATCTTCCACCCTCCTGATGCTCATGAACTAGTGACCAGTGTCTGGTGTATACTTAAACTACGGTGCAGCAGTGTCATGAACTGGAACAACAACATGTCTTAGACCACAGGACAAAGAGATTAGGGTGAGCAGATGTATTTTAAACAACGTAtataaatggaaaacaaattGTAGGGTAGGATATCATATGTTGCCATTTCAGTTATTTCctattaaataaacatttattcaTTGCACAGCCTTAATTATGTGTGCA
This genomic interval from Gopherus evgoodei ecotype Sinaloan lineage chromosome 6, rGopEvg1_v1.p, whole genome shotgun sequence contains the following:
- the TTC39B gene encoding tetratricopeptide repeat protein 39B isoform X2, translated to MDLKCALEECSMALNLFLSNKFSEALELLRPWSKNSMYHALGYSTILVMQAAMTFEHQDIQMGISTMKEALHTCQRFRKRSTVVESLSSLVSKQSMDQLSEEEMHAEICYAECLLQKAALTFVQDENMINFIKGGLKIRTSYQIYKECHQVLQMTQGNKNKNETFHQFEGGVKLGIGAFNLMLSLLPGRILRLLEFIGFSGNRKLGLHQLQEGASSSSLRAILCTFTLLVYHTYVSLILGIGEANLQEAETLLEPYLQKFPNGSIILFYDARIDILKGNFEKAQSKFQECIAAQQEWKQIHHLCYWELMWCYSFQQNWLQAYRYADLLCKESRWSKAIYVFQKAAILCMLPDEDVKTTGEDIVSLFRQVDGLRQRIAGKSIPTEKLAVRKARRYNGAQPVKLILPALEMMYVWNGFAIVGKRADLTESLLITIEKEETALQNQTSRTEYFIDDLCLLQLLKGLCLKHLGRLLQAELCFNQVIQREKQIKYDNYLVPFTLYELGLLYKQQDQRERAIRYIETAKNNYKEYSMESRLHFRIHAALDSLKMTPASTP
- the TTC39B gene encoding tetratricopeptide repeat protein 39B isoform X1 translates to MASAGSAAEEGAGEEENFEDAFESIPVASKMDLKCALEECSMALNLFLSNKFSEALELLRPWSKNSMYHALGYSTILVMQAAMTFEHQDIQMGISTMKEALHTCQRFRKRSTVVESLSSLVSKQSMDQLSEEEMHAEICYAECLLQKAALTFVQDENMINFIKGGLKIRTSYQIYKECHQVLQMTQGNKNKNETFHQFEGGVKLGIGAFNLMLSLLPGRILRLLEFIGFSGNRKLGLHQLQEGASSSSLRAILCTFTLLVYHTYVSLILGIGEANLQEAETLLEPYLQKFPNGSIILFYDARIDILKGNFEKAQSKFQECIAAQQEWKQIHHLCYWELMWCYSFQQNWLQAYRYADLLCKESRWSKAIYVFQKAAILCMLPDEDVKTTGEDIVSLFRQVDGLRQRIAGKSIPTEKLAVRKARRYNGAQPVKLILPALEMMYVWNGFAIVGKRADLTESLLITIEKEETALQNQTSRTEYFIDDLCLLQLLKGLCLKHLGRLLQAELCFNQVIQREKQIKYDNYLVPFTLYELGLLYKQQDQRERAIRYIETAKNNYKEYSMESRLHFRIHAALDSLKMTPASTP